A region of the Anolis carolinensis isolate JA03-04 chromosome 1, rAnoCar3.1.pri, whole genome shotgun sequence genome:
ACACCACTAACATTGGCTTTCTCTTCAAAAGCTATTTTATGAAACTGGCGGCACCTAATGACTCATCTGATCAATGTAAACTTACCTTTATCTTGATCCTGTAGCTCTTGAGAAAGAATACTGCAAAGGACCGGATTCTTCCAGGTCCCATTCTCTTGGGCAAGATCAGATAAAACCTGTAATTGACAGCTGCCACTTTGCATCATCTTTTCATGTGCTGTCTaggggaaatttaaaaaaaaacagttttagcAGATAGctttatgatatatatatatatagtcactaGCTTCTCCAACACTAAGACTGAAGTCCTGTAGGCTAGTTTAACTGTATTGGCACATATGGCAGCAAGAGTAAACAGACTACAGCCATAACGGTGAAGTAGAGAAGGCAAAGAAAGCTATCTACATTGCTATCTGAAGAGAAAAATACCAGTTCCCAAACAAATTACTTCAGCAATATCTGGCTCATGGATGGGTCCTTGAAGGTGAAGATACTCTAAGAAGATGACTTAAAGTTTGGAATTCAAAAATTACTTCAAAGCTTGGCTATTTCCTCTCGATTTTAATTATGTTCTGCTGTATGAATCTGTCACAATGATTTCTAAtattcatctttatttctaatGATATTTTTGATAAATATTGTTTAGCTGCTAGCTTTGTaagcatttttgtttattttgtgtcCTTTAAAAAATACTTCTAATACTACTGCATATTAGTATTTACTGAGACAGCTAACAAAAACTTAAAGACTGCACTCTGGTTAAACACAGCAAATTCTAATGCTAGTTCTGAATAAAAGacatttccttccctcctcctgagAGATACTGTTATCTAATCTCTCCTCCTGGGTGAAGAGTCACACTAGAAAAGACAGTCAAAAACACAAACATAATGGTGTCCTGGCAATGGAATTGCAAAGCTGAAAGAAAACTGCATTTCCCAAACAAAAATGGCTGAAGAGTAAAACTGCTTAAGAAAACTAGGACGTCGTTCTagtttgcaggaaaaaaaataataaattccatGTACTAAAGATGGTACACAGAATTTTGCAGATCTATAGTATCTCTGGAAGCATTTGCATATCTGCTGTGGAACAGACAAATATATTAGTTTTGAGAACACAAGAGCTTACagatatttctgatttctatataTTTCCAGGAGTCTTTCCCCAAATGTGGACAATTCTGGTTAGAAATACACAAATCAGGAACTCTTACACTTCAAATATCTCCTCGATGCAATATTTCTACTTAAAGGTCTCTGTAGGTGCCTAAGGTGGGGAGAGAAACTATGGACaacaacctatttatttattaatcttGCCTTTTTCCTGAGTTGGGATGTGGAATAAGATCAAGCTAAAATATTTAgaaaaactgaaaagaaaatcagtcatattatttttaaaacatgtttaaaaataGTCAAAAACATTACTGAAACTCCAACAGGAGTTCCACACCTTGGAAGCTGGGAAGGCTCTCTCCTAACTCTTCACCAAACAGGTCTGCAAAGGCTGTGGGGGAAAGAGAAAGCCCTTTCCTGAAGATCTATCTTAAAATTAAAACTAAATTGTTTAAGAAAATTTGgtatttcagatagtctggatccaAGTTGTGTGGATCCAACTTTGAAGTCAAAAacaacactttgaattctgcccagaAACAGACCAATAGTCAGTAATGCTGTTTCAATTGGGGAGTCACGTGATCCCCATAATCAACGGCCTGGCTGCAGCATTTTGGACCTACTAAAATTTTAAAGGCAGCCCCATCTATACATTAGTCCAAAGGGAATGTAATCAAGGCATGTGTGATTGTAGTCAGATATGACTTCTCAGGAAAAAGGCACAGGTGGTATGCTAGTTTTAACTGTTCAAACGCTATCCTAGCCAATGCTGAAACTTGAGCGTCCAGGCTCAGTTCCAAATCCAGGAGTACGCCTGAGCTGCGAATTTGAgatttcagggagagtgtaaccccatccagcactggCTGAATCTCTGCTCgcctatatattcatatatactgGAAGCCATGCAAAAGCTTCTATGGCTCTAGTATTAATTATTTTCCCTAGCGAAACCAGAAATAACACTCTCACAGATTACTGGCAGCACTGATTTTCTTCTTTGGAATTTATCTAATACTTAAATAGAGCAAATATTTCACCGAAAGCCAAATATGAAAATTCTGGAAattctggatttaaaaaaaaacctctgacaCACATTAAACACATACATATTTAAGGAGGCACTGAGATGCAACAGAATACACTGAgtactagatcagtgattcccaaagtgggtgctaccgccccctggcgggagctgcagcaatccaggggggcagtgatggcacctattaggacacgggggcagggccagggccaggggaggggaggggcctcttctcaagtgccagagacagggctgagcacctgaggcggctgttaggacacaggggttggagctagaggagtgggcgtggctgtatgtgagacagggctgagaatctatacctctcctgaggcgcttgttggaacACGGGGTGGAGCTaggaagggggaggggcctcttcccaagagcgcgatacagggctgagcctctgtatacctccgctgaggcgcttgttagaacacaggggtagggtatagaggttcagccctgtcaggcacttgggaagaggccccacccccctcCCCTAGCCCTGTCCCTTGTGTCCTGGAaagtgccgcaggacagggatagctcagccctgccttagagctcgtaactccgcctggctgcccatttgtggccccgcccacctccccctcccagccctgcatcttcaactaggggagaagctcagccccgccctcttgagcaagagccacacccactcctttaagccatgccccctttccagggggcgccgagtaatattttttctggaaagggatgGTAGgccaaaaaagtttgggaaccactgtactagatgaAACAACACAGTGTGCATGTAAGCGTGcacgcatacatacatataatattttgtGTCATTTAGGATCAACTATGACCTCGAATGTGTAGGATAGTTACAAAATCAGACACCTACCTGAATAAAAGactgaatctctttccatttcttttcagGCAGTTCAAGAGGCAAACATAGCAGAATTTCAACATAGCTtctgaaaatgcaaaaaatattacaaacatcAACAAGGAAGTCAAAGGTTCCATAAACAATTGCTTTGGTAGTAAAGTTattaacacacacaaacacacaaaatgaAGTAtccttaaaataaaaatcaaatgtaTGCAAAACCTATAAAAATACACTCACAGGGCTAAGCGTTCAAGCACAAGGGCTACATTTTCACTCTCAGAGGTAAGGTATGGTTGTGCTTTAATGTAACTCTGGATAGCCTCTGTGTATACTTCCAACAAAGGTAGGGGATCTTCAGGTGCCTTCCACTTTTCTGCATATTCAAGAAGTGTCTGTTTAGTAAACACAAAATACAGATTACTAAAGTAAATACAAACTGTATTCCCGCTTTTCCATTTAATTTAACAGTCAATATAAgacacagcacaccagacattTTTTTATGAGCATGATATAGTCTCCTCTAGAGTTTCCTCTTCAGTTGTAGCAAACAGTGTCAATACCTGGAGATAACATGTTTCGATGCTGCAAGTTCTGAAGTATAACTGTTATGGTAGTATTTtactgaaagaagaaaatgtattCAAACATACATATGGTTTTGACAACGCACAATGGAGTAGCTGTACAGAAATCACAAATACTATAGTAACCAAGAGGAGCAGTCTCAACAGCCCAAAGAAAAAAGTGTGTGCATGTATTTTCCTGTTAGGTAGCTGTGGCAATTGTTCCACCACGGCTGGACTGTGCTATTACTTGATTATCAGCCATGGCTGTAGTGCTGAAGGACAGCACATCTGCATGTAATTTTTAACAAGTAAGAAAGATATAAAGAGAAATTTCAAATGATGCATTATAGTGCCTGTTCTATAAAGGATCATGCTTTTATATAAGAATGAAAAAAGATACTGACTCTAAATAACGGGGAAGGCGGGGTGCAAGTAGGAGGACttattaaacattttatttattccattttttctacATTTGGTGGGAATATGAGACGGCAATGGAGACCAGTGTTGCACAACATTAAAACGTTCAGATTAATTTGGCAATGGAgccaaatataattttatttaaatactCTGAATACATTAGTAActatatatgcaaatatgagtatttcatactgttattattattaaaattcaatgtataaaaatagaaaaagcaacaaaaggattcagatgttggaagaaattatGGAATGAGGCAAAACGACTGAACTGACAGCACTTCGAAAAATTCACAAAAATATAAAGACCTTAAAAGATTGGGGTTTGGTGATTAAGTACTTCACAGCTATTATTTCTTGATAAGGAGAATGAAATGGTGGCATTAGCAATAATGCAGGTTAGTAAACATTGAaagtttggaaaatatttttgtaatacACTTTTTTGAAATGAAGTTCAGAAATATTGAAATGCCATTTTTGTATGTAAGTGATCAttaaaaccaggggtccccaaacaaagaCCCGTAGGCCGGATGCAGCCTCCAAGGCAATTTACCTGCCCATGCCTTTACCTTTAAACTTGGGGTCACCCTAAGACTGAAATGTCTTGAGGAtacataacaacaatcctaaattaacctgactatctcatcaggCAAAAGAgggcctacacttcccattgaaatattggtaagtttatgttggttaaaattgttcttcaattttaaatactgtattgctcttttatgatttttttatgtTCTTTTATGATTCACACAGGCTAACTGCATGAAAAAACAGAGAGGAAAGTTGCAACACTTGAAAGTACCAGACAGAGTTCCTTTTGCAGGAAAGTCTGTTTCTCTGATAAGGTCAATGTAAagagaaacaatatttttaaatgctatcttaaaatgcatttgtgcattattttccaaatattttcctaTTTAGCTTCTGTTAGACAATGGGAAATGTGAGATTGAAGTGCAAATTTTGCAGGCTGAGTACCTGTAAGAAAGTCTGGATGTGAACCCCAAGCCTAACTCAATGGGATACAATGGAGCAGataaatactgtatattgatTTTTACTCCATGTACTGTCCAATCTTCTCTAGTTTCTGAGATTTTCCAGGCACTAAGTACATGCTGAAAACAAGCTTTCTTTCTTATATCTCCAAATCTTGAGAAAATTGTACAGGAAAGCATAGTTCCACTGAGTTCAACGGAGTGTACTTGCAAGGACACAAAAATGAAGTCTCACATTGCTAAACTTTGTTCAATACTGTCTCCTCACTTCTACTCTTGTTCTGTTGGCAGGAGTGATAAACTGGATACCACTCTAGGTTTCTGAAGCTTTTCATTACAAGAATAATGCAACACACAAAGCACTGCATGACTTCAATTCAAGTATCACATACATTTTGACTAGGTAAATCAGAATATTCTGCTACTTTATTAACTTGCAGAATTGCCTCATTTTATAGAATTACTGTTTCTCTGTGGTACACAAGTCTAATAAAAACTGTTACAAACTTCAGGGAATTGTGCCTTGGAACAATGGTCTTAATTAGAAAGAAAACAGGAGCTTAGAAATAACCTTGTCCCACGTTGCTAAGTTCAAATGTACAATAAGTATCTTGAATACATTTCTAGATTCCCTGACACTCTAAGAGAAGGATCCATTAAACTTTGCAACACCCCAAAGTACTAGTGGCTGCTGGATACTATACTACTTCTAGCCATACAATAAAACAAGCAAAGAAACATCAACAAAATATAAATGCCCATGTGCACTCTATTCTGACACTGTTACACTCCCACCAAACACTGAATTGCCTGAAATTTTTCTCTTTTGTATCTTTTCGGTTTTTATGTCTATATCTAATATTCTGACGGAAGAGAGGCACTGTGGAAGAGAACATTTgtttgtaaaacaaaaacaacaatatattcAAACAATTGACAACAAGCTGAACAGCAAATGACAAGATCATTTCTGGGAACTGCTGTGACCTGCTCCAGCAATCATACTACAGTGGAAGAGCAGAAAGGTTGGAGGCAGGTCTTTCTCTTATCCTTTCTAGTTAACTTATGTCTGCTGGTGCCATAATGGAGATAACAGCAGGGTCTGATATCAACACAGTATTAACCTTAGCCTTAAAAACACACTAAGACACTGGGTTCATCAAGAGCAAAGGTTTCTGAATTTATTTGGCATACCGCTGccttttcaggaaaaaaagacACTGGGTTGCTCTAGAACAGAGGTTTCTGAACTTATTTGGCTTACCACCgccttttcagaaaaaataatACTAAGCGCCTCCCTAGAATTCTACCTATTTTAAGCGAACAAATTGAAAAATGCAGTGACAAATCTGTATTCTTTTATGAATCTATATTTCTACCCACATCCTACACGATGGTAAATAAAGGTGTTGTTGTACACGAGACCCCTTTAAGCTTAAAATTTTGAAACTATTAGAACTGACCATACTAACACTTGCATTacacaaagaaaattaaaaaaaccccgaggaaaaatattaaaataaacattatgaATAACTTTAAAAATACTCGTAAATGAGAAGGGTGAACCTGGTAAGCTGTCATCAATTTATTAATATTTGGAACTATTTTTGTcagcaaaatgcattaatttttaaaatacttattgCACTTGCCTAACTATTAACTACCTGTCACACAATTCGGAAGCAATCTAAATTAGATTTCAGACATGTCACCTATTTATAGTATCGTATTGTAAACAAGTCATTACACGCACATATTCCTGCCAATCCCTGCTGGATTTCCCAGCCATGTGTGATATACTCACCTACCAACACTTGCTTATTAAGACTTGTTGGCAGACTTGGCCACTGATCAATTACAACATGCATTTTATTTCACCCCCTCagacaacagacaagagttccttctcccaccctggaccttc
Encoded here:
- the znf292 gene encoding zinc finger protein 292 isoform X5 is translated as MADEEAAERDRGGLLDTPTLKARLRELERRLEEGGGAGGEPPGEEAAAAYCQQLCQTLLEYAEKWKAPEDPLPLLEVYTEAIQSYIKAQPYLTSESENVALVLERLALSYVEILLCLPLELPEKKWKEIQSFIQTAHEKMMQSGSCQLQVLSDLAQENGTWKNPVLCSILSQELQDQDKGVFSSSSNGKKSVVTMASVPDFFLQLKCLFTYLSIYCIYILPFSTPKGTQDNLQIDNNSMH